One genomic segment of Tubulanus polymorphus chromosome 4, tnTubPoly1.2, whole genome shotgun sequence includes these proteins:
- the LOC141903670 gene encoding GATOR1 complex protein NPRL3-like codes for MSSQKLSSDNDDEKKESESDFYDEGRPLAIILVSSGSKGDRLLFRYPSEPPQDSEVKVKASLQKNPYASRIPEDFEAYSALKRQPSCIRRGVLVQYCDKTLANLLAVKSELCGKRLEMKIDEVRFVGFPSLLHSHSGSTSQTSTKRELPTMISFNVAFALRANATQSIIHCYQELAKQLAIALRHEERRCGYMTRQQNQIISIQDELSTMPEDSMVSPFPQILQKSQLAKHMKGIYQDLCQTGVVILRINKWIEVNYCMPFKVHQKLVARCYRIEPEAIQKCISGLRPYHAILLLEEDNRLLDLLPPDSSPALVRLIRVASPVKKLEQLALDADLALSQVFQLVSHLMYWAKAMIIYPLCESNVYMLSPNADTMLSSDRVEEFTKEFPGMSLPAFLSEFSLPTPYGEHKDVMGLPQQQVEHVRMVVWLLQHQLLMQLHTYVYLNVPLPLSNHSRATSQTSDDSLDFFKRSSYSSDVGSASDLGSPETSHASLNALAAQTSSESLSAGNTTSAWSGRNQEHLLSNLSVIKRQAILSVPAASNNDDLKLFARLCPYFNGKHHLEDIMFYENLRRSQLLTLIDKFRSVLLTCVHEDPVTAFHINCTRKTTIYSRKR; via the exons ATGTCTTCACAAAAACTGTCCagtgataatgatgatgagaaAAAAGAAAGCGAATCTGATTTCTACGACGAAGGTCGACCGCTGGCGATTATTTTAGTCTCATCGGGAAGTAAAGGAGACCGGTTACTGTTTAGATATCCATCCGAACCGCCTCAAGACTCTGAAGTGAAAGTAAAGG CATCACTTCAGAAGAACCCTTATGCAAGTCGTATACCTGAAGATTTTGAAGCGTACAG CGCTTTAAAACGACAACCCTCTTGTATTCGAAGAGGAGTTCTAGTTCA GTACTGCGACAAAACGCTGGCGAATTTGTTGGCCGTAAAATCGGAATTATGCGGCAAACGGTTAGAGATGAAAATTGACGAAGTTCGCTTCGTCGGATTTCCGTCTTTACTGCACAGTCACAGCGGTTCAACTTCTCAAACGTCGACCAAACGTGAATTGCCGACTATGATTTCATTTAATGTCGCCTTCGCTTTGCGT GCGAACGCCACTCAATCGATCATCCATTGCTATCAAGAATTGGCAAAACAGTTAGCAATAGCTCTGAGACATGAGGAGCGCCGATGTGGATACATGACCCGACAACAAAACCAAATAATCAGTATTCAAGATGAACTTTCCACTATGCCAGAGG ATAGCATGGTCTCACCATTTCCACAAATCTTGCAGAAGTCACAACTGGCAAAACACATGAAGGGAATTTATCAAGA CTTGTGTCAGACCGGAGTTGTGATTTTGAGAATCAATAAGTGGATAGAAGTCAATTATTGTATGCCGTTTAAAGTGCATCAGAAGTTAGTCGCTCGCTGTTACAGAATAGAG CCAGAGGCCATACAGAAATGTATATCTGGATTACG gCCGTACCACGCAATTCTGTTACTAGAAGAGGACAATCGGCTTTTAGACTTGTTGCCGCCAGACAGCAGTCCTGCTCTAGTCAGGCTTATACGCGTTGCTTCACCCGTTAAAAAACTTGAACAACTGGCATTGGATGCCGACCTAGCTCTATCACAG GTGTTTCAGCTCGTCAGTCATCTGATGTATTGGGCTAAAGCCATGATCATATACCCGCTTTGTGAGAGCAATGTCTACATGCTTTCTCCAAACGCCGACACTATGTT ATCATCCGATAGAGTAGAAGAGTTCACGAAAGAGTTTCCAGGGATGTCTTTACCGGCGTTTTTATCGGAGTTTTCCCTGCCAACTCCTTATGGCGAACACAAAGATGTCATGGGTCTCCCTCAACAGCAG GTCGAGCATGTACGTATGGTAGTTTGGTTGTTACAGCATCAGCTACTGATGCAGCTTCACACGTACGTCTATCTGAATGTACCGTTACCTTTATCCAATCATTCACGCGCTACTTCTCAAACCTCCGACGACAGTTTAGATTTCTTCAAACGCTCGAGCTATTCGTCAGATGTCGGATCAG CGAGTGATCTCGGCAGCCCGGAGACTAGTCATGCGAGTCTGAATGCTCTCGCCGCACAAACTTCCTCGGAATCACTGTCAGCTGGTAATACTACCAGTGCGTGGTCCGGTCGTAATCAAGAGCATCTACTATCAAACCTTTCAGTCATCAAGAGACAAGCCATTCTTTCCGTACCGGCTGCTAGTAATAACGACGACCTTAAACTATTCGCCAG GTTGTGTCCGTATTTCAATGGTAAACATCATTTAGAGGATATAATGTTTTACGAGAATCTGCGTCGGTCGCAGTTATTGACGCTGATCGATAAATTCCGTAGCGTGCTATTAACATGCGTACACGAAGATCCCGTGACTGCGTTTCACATTAACTGTACGCGTAAAACTACGATTTACTCGCGGAAACGGTGA
- the LOC141904231 gene encoding transmembrane protein 242-like, which yields MTDSSVKKVDTSLKNDGNSDKLFKLTGGLFLAGVTSMSLLLGFSTTLALTKKKDSANFLKGFSGNREMVESGSSLALRALGRGTLYAVTGVSLFTFCIWKIVGAKDMKEFRAKVQSVTPNLPRKTEPQGRTEFETVREFVTYLIDEDERKKCEKKG from the exons ATGACTGATTCCAGCGTAAAAAAGGTCGACACGTCTCTAAAAAACGATGGAAATTCAGATAAACTATTTAAACTAACAG GTGGATTATTTCTGGCTGGCGTAACGAGCATGTCTTTGCTTCTAGGATTTAGTACAACATTGGCTTTAACAAAAAAGAAAGATTCTGCAAATTTCCTGAAG GGATTTTCTGGTAATAGAGAAATGGTTGAGAGTGGTAGTTCTCTAGCGCTGAGGGCACTTGGTCGAGGTACTCTTTATGCGGTCACCGGTGTGTCTCTGTTTACATTTTGCATCTGGAAAATAGTCGGTGCAAAAGAT atgaaagaaTTCCGTGCTAAAGTTCAATCAGTCACACCAAATTTACCTCGAAAAACTGAACCACAGGGTCGCACAGAATTCGAAACTGTTCGGGAATTTGTGACTTATTTGATCGATGAAGATGAACGCAAGAAATGCGAGAAAAAAGGATGA
- the LOC141904645 gene encoding uncharacterized protein LOC141904645 — METSIREAQTAKRAVRRTIRLLHEAIARNDLEEVKSIATENVDVNFHWRGQSALQLAVQKGYYEISAFLVKKGADVNKCNAESNSVLNMACWRGLDSIAELLIVSGADVNLPNEQGSTPLNCCCFKGFTDIARMLIRNKNCDLNTANYKGQTPLMTCVRTGNIEMAEELTEAGCELDKADEDHKTPLIVAAEKGNFDLVRMLVYAGCDLNVLDKRNWTALLEAVSNGHLLIVQELLNAGAKVNTVSHKGISPLLEAVMKEHKQIAKLLIQHRSDLNIASHLKQTPLHIAVRQATHYFGSDSNGNDMVRALVLAKCNINLPDNEGWTALYQSVFGGDIAISKFLLDHKADISVKTNKNDSLLHGAVFGNKVEIVKMLIDAGCDVNAKNHNSEIPLYLAVNFKSDIQIIKLLIAAGSDLDITENTNNQTIAMAAVLNRYPEALEILLEAGCDCNIANSSGATVLYEACIKGDEQMLAMLLARPGINVDGTLSHIPLLTAVEHNNHLVLEKLLEAGCDVNIVNSDGLNAMFFAAETNSLRMVRVLLRWGFDLDSVKDNTRLYSCCKQYDDSHPHMELNPLYVAIRHDNFKMFLTLISAHYKVPYHDLDLLHDLVFKTGYAAEANVSPHILAIFKEIFAKTARSPMTLQHISRGVIRQSLAQRPHLKVDRLPIPTKLKEYILMKDVLWPR, encoded by the exons ATGGAGACTAGTATTAGAGAAG CTCAAACGGCGAAGCGAGCAGTCAGGCGCACCATCCGGCTTCTACACGAGGCAATAGCTCGCAATGATTTGGAAGAGGTGAAAAGCATCGCCACCGAAAATGTTGACGTGAACTTCCACTGGCGCGGACAAAGTGCACTGCAGTTGGCCGTCCAGAAAGGTTATTACGAGATCTCGGCGTTTTTGGTGAAGAAAGGTGCAGATGTGAACAAGTGCAATGCCGAAAGTAATAGCGTTCTTAATATGGCTTGTTGGCGCGGACTTGACAGTATTGCCGAGTTGCTCATTGTCAGCGGAGCTGATGTCAATCTTCCAAATGAACAGGGTTCTACACCACTTAACTGCTGCTGTTTTAAAG GCTTCACAGATATAGCGCGTATGCTCATTAgaaacaaaaactgtgatttgAACACGGCCAACTATAAAGGCCAAACACCACTGATGACATGTGTTCGCACCGGAAATATAGAGATGGCCGAAGAGTTGACCGAAGCCGGCTGCGAATTAGACAAAGCAGATGAGGATCATAAAACCCCGCTGATCGTTGCTGCTGAAAAAGGCAATTTCGACCTGGTTAGAATGTTAGTTTATGCAG GTTGTGACCTTAATGTCTTGGACAAGAGGAATTGGACAGCTTTGTTAGAAGCAGTTTCTAATGGTCACTTGCTCATCGTTCAAGAATTACTCAACGCAGGCGCTAAAGTGAATACTGTCTCACACAAGGGAATCTCGCCTTTATTAG AGGCTGTGATGAAAGAACATAAACAAATAGCTAAACTTCTCATACAACATCGCTCTGATCTCAACATCGCCAGTCATCTCAAACAAACCCCGCTTCACATCGCTGTCAGGCAag CCACTCATTATTTCGGTTCGGATAGTAATGGTAATGATATGGTTCGCGCTCTCGTCCTCGCTAAATGTAACATCAATTTACCGGATAACGAGGGATGGACTGCGTTGTATCAGAGTGTGTTCGGTGGCGACATCG CTATTTCAAAGTTTCTGTTGGACCACAAGGCAGATATAAGCGTTAAGACGAACAAGAATGATTCATTGCTTCATGGTGCAGTTTTCGGCAACAAAGTGGAAATAGTTAAAATGCTCATTGATGCAG GATGTGATgtaaatgcaaaaaatcatAATAGTGAAATACCTCTCTATTTAGCGGTGAATTTTAAGTCAGACATACAG ATAATCAAGCTACTGATCGCAGCTGGCAGTGATTTGGACATTACTGAGAATACAAACAATCAAACTATAGCCATGGCAGCAGTCTTAAATAGATATCCGGAAGCTTTAGAAATTCTTCTAGAAGCAG GTTGTGATTGTAATATTGCCAACAGTTCAGGTGCTACCGTGCTCTATGAGGCTTGTATCAAAGGCGACGAACAAATGTTGGCGATGTTGTTAGCGCGGCCCGGTATCAACGTGGACGGCACACTGTCTCATATTCCATTACTTACAGCTGTCGAGCATAACAACCACCTCGTGCTCGAGAAACTTCTCGAAGCTGGATGTGACGTCAATATC GTGAATAGTGATGGATTAAACGCGATGTTTTTCGCCGCCGAAACAAACAGCTTGAGAATGGTGCGAGTTCTATTGCGTTGGGGATTCGATCTCGACTCGGTGAAAGATAACACGCGGCTGTACTCGTGCTGTAAGCAGTACGACGACTCGCATCCGCACATGGAATTAAATCCACTCTACGTCGCCATCAGACATGACAATTTCAAGATGTTTCTTACGCTCATCTCCGCCCACTACAAAGTGCCATACCATGACCTCGACCTTCTACACGATCTCGTATTCAAGACCGGCTACGCGGCAGAGGCTAACGTCAGTCCGCATATACTGGCGATATTTAAGGAAATCTTCGCGAAGACGGCACGTTCACCTATGACCTTACAGCATATCAGCCGCGGCGTCATCCGCCAGAGCCTCGCTCAGAGACCGCACCTCAAAGTCGATCGATTGCCGATACCAACGAAACTTAAAGAGTATATTCTTATGAAAGATGTTTTGTGGCCGCGCTGA